Proteins found in one Hypericibacter terrae genomic segment:
- a CDS encoding xanthine dehydrogenase family protein molybdopterin-binding subunit, with amino-acid sequence MNKPVATAPLVGQRIKRKEDRRFITGEGRYVDDFQIPGMTHGVVLRSPHAHARILKLDIAAARALPGVLDIVTGADLDAAKVGGLPVGWIVPKTTGAPMAKPPHPVLATERARHVGDPVAFVVAETREQALDAMERIEVEYEPLPHIVDLESSVDPNAPQLWPEAPGNLCYDWEIGDTAAVARAFAGAAHVTTLKLVNNRIHASPMETRGTIGHYDSSTDRYTLYTSNQNPHIIRVLLAVATLGISEEKIRVVAPDVGGGFGMKIYHYAEEVLVVFASRRLKRPVKWISDRSEAYLSDTHARDHVTTVSLALDAQGVMQGLKVDTIANMGAYLSTFAPAIPSFFYAYPFPGPYKVRAVQCRTRAAFTNTQPVDAYRGAGRPECTYVLERAMDAAAREMGIDRIEMRRRNFIPPGAFPYKTPLLWTYDVAEFDRLMDQAVAVADFAGFPARRAEALTRNRYRGLGFAYYMESCGMGPSKLLNEQGCLGGQYEVGTVRVNPTGNVTVLTGSHTHGQGHETVYAQIVADALGVDFNAIEIVHGDTDRVPYGIGTYGSRSIAVGGSALKISLDKVVEKARQIAAHLMEANPVDVTFEQGLFRVAGTDLSRTFKEVVRAAYNPVDYPLDKLEPGLEMTTYFDPPNFTFPYGCHLCEIEVDPETGKIEILALAAVDDFGNQMNPMIVEGQIHGGLAQGVGQGMMELCAFDKETGQLLSGSLMDYALPRASDLPSMRIESIVTPCHYNPLGVKGCGEAGAIAGPAALVSAVLDALAPLGVTDIDMPATPERVWRAIQAARKR; translated from the coding sequence GTGAACAAGCCCGTCGCCACCGCCCCGCTCGTCGGTCAACGCATCAAGCGCAAGGAAGACCGGCGCTTCATTACCGGCGAAGGGCGCTATGTCGACGATTTCCAGATCCCCGGCATGACCCACGGCGTGGTGCTGCGCTCGCCCCACGCCCATGCGCGGATCCTGAAGCTCGACATCGCGGCGGCCCGGGCCCTGCCGGGTGTACTCGATATCGTGACCGGCGCCGATCTCGATGCCGCCAAGGTCGGCGGGCTCCCCGTCGGCTGGATCGTGCCCAAGACCACCGGCGCGCCGATGGCGAAACCACCCCATCCGGTACTGGCGACCGAGCGCGCGCGCCATGTCGGCGATCCGGTCGCTTTCGTCGTGGCCGAGACACGCGAGCAGGCGCTCGACGCGATGGAGCGGATCGAGGTCGAGTACGAGCCCCTGCCCCATATCGTCGATCTCGAAAGCTCGGTCGATCCAAATGCGCCGCAGCTCTGGCCCGAGGCGCCGGGCAATCTCTGCTATGACTGGGAGATCGGCGACACCGCCGCGGTCGCACGCGCCTTTGCCGGCGCCGCGCATGTCACGACCCTGAAGCTGGTCAATAACCGCATCCATGCCTCGCCGATGGAGACGCGCGGCACGATCGGCCATTACGATTCCTCGACCGACCGCTACACGCTCTACACCTCGAACCAGAATCCGCACATCATCCGCGTGCTGCTGGCGGTGGCGACCCTCGGCATCTCGGAAGAGAAGATCCGCGTGGTCGCGCCCGATGTCGGCGGCGGCTTCGGCATGAAGATCTATCACTATGCCGAAGAGGTGCTGGTGGTGTTTGCCTCGCGCCGGCTGAAGCGGCCGGTGAAATGGATCTCCGACCGCAGCGAGGCCTATCTCAGCGACACCCACGCGCGCGACCATGTCACCACCGTCTCGCTCGCCCTCGACGCCCAGGGCGTCATGCAGGGGCTGAAAGTGGACACCATCGCCAATATGGGCGCCTATCTCTCGACCTTCGCGCCGGCGATCCCGTCCTTCTTCTATGCCTATCCCTTCCCCGGCCCCTACAAGGTGCGCGCGGTGCAATGCCGCACGCGCGCCGCCTTCACCAACACCCAGCCGGTCGATGCCTATCGCGGTGCCGGGCGGCCCGAATGCACCTATGTGCTGGAGCGCGCCATGGACGCGGCCGCGCGCGAGATGGGCATCGACCGGATCGAGATGCGGCGGCGGAACTTCATTCCGCCGGGGGCCTTCCCTTACAAGACGCCGCTGCTCTGGACCTATGACGTGGCCGAGTTCGACCGGCTGATGGACCAGGCGGTCGCGGTCGCCGACTTCGCCGGCTTCCCTGCGCGCCGCGCCGAGGCGCTGACGCGCAATCGCTATCGCGGGCTGGGCTTCGCCTATTACATGGAATCCTGCGGCATGGGGCCCTCGAAGCTCCTGAACGAGCAGGGCTGCCTGGGCGGACAATATGAAGTGGGCACGGTGCGCGTGAACCCGACCGGCAATGTGACCGTGTTGACCGGCAGCCATACGCATGGCCAGGGCCATGAGACGGTCTATGCCCAGATCGTCGCCGATGCGCTCGGCGTCGATTTCAACGCGATCGAGATCGTCCATGGCGACACCGACCGCGTGCCCTATGGCATCGGCACCTATGGCTCGCGCTCGATCGCGGTCGGCGGTTCGGCGCTCAAGATCTCGCTCGACAAGGTGGTCGAGAAGGCGCGGCAGATCGCGGCCCATCTGATGGAGGCCAACCCCGTCGACGTGACCTTCGAGCAGGGCCTGTTCCGCGTCGCCGGCACCGATCTCAGCCGGACCTTCAAGGAGGTGGTGCGCGCGGCCTACAACCCGGTCGATTACCCGCTCGACAAGCTGGAGCCGGGCCTCGAGATGACCACCTATTTCGACCCGCCCAACTTCACCTTCCCCTATGGCTGCCATCTTTGCGAGATCGAGGTCGATCCCGAGACCGGCAAGATCGAGATCCTGGCGCTGGCTGCGGTCGACGATTTCGGCAACCAGATGAATCCGATGATCGTCGAGGGTCAGATCCATGGCGGCCTGGCGCAGGGCGTGGGCCAGGGCATGATGGAGCTCTGCGCCTTCGACAAGGAGACCGGGCAGCTGCTCTCAGGCTCGCTGATGGATTACGCGCTGCCGCGGGCCTCCGACCTGCCCTCGATGCGGATCGAATCCATCGTTACCCCGTGTCATTACAATCCGCTGGGCGTCAAAGGCTGCGGAGAGGCCGGCGCCATCGCCGGCCCTGCGGCGCTGGTGAGCGCCGTGCTCGACGCGCTGGCGCCTTTAGGAGTCACCGACATCGACATGCCGGCGACGCCCGAACGCGTCTGGCGCGCGATCCAGGCGGCGAGAAAGCGCTGA
- the hpnI gene encoding bacteriohopanetetrol glucosamine biosynthesis glycosyltransferase HpnI: MTSATSGSRDERQTTISDTARDQATIAIPMTINPRFVLFAGASCVLCAGIGILYTFIAGILVRGFFRSRGAELSDFPSVSILKPLYGEEVDLDLNLESLCQIDYPGEIDLVFGVQDPQDPAIRYVRALQDRHPEMAISLVIDVREYGANRKISNLVNIARAARHEVLVLSDSDIGVGPDYLRRTVAELARPGVGLVTCLYRGAPLAGLWPILSAMAIDYNFLPSVIVGLKSGLARPCFGSTIALRRSVLDRVGGFEAFADHLADDNAIGEAVRSLGLEVAVAPMLVTHSCAEQSLGALLNHELRWSRTILSVAGPSFAGMIATQPLPLTLLSLWAFGFTPWTEALLLAALASRHFLRHQVNHSAGGSLGDPGWWLMPLRDLLSFAVFCATFFVEKVSWRGRRFRVRANGMLSVTQEH; the protein is encoded by the coding sequence ATGACGAGCGCCACATCGGGAAGTCGAGACGAGAGACAGACGACGATTTCCGATACTGCTCGCGACCAGGCAACCATAGCGATCCCCATGACCATTAATCCCCGGTTCGTCCTATTCGCTGGCGCGTCCTGCGTGCTCTGCGCCGGCATCGGCATTCTCTACACCTTCATCGCCGGCATCCTCGTGCGAGGGTTCTTTCGCAGTCGTGGCGCTGAACTGTCCGACTTTCCTTCCGTCAGCATCCTGAAACCGCTTTACGGGGAAGAAGTCGATCTGGATTTGAATCTCGAGTCTCTATGCCAGATCGACTATCCGGGCGAGATCGATCTCGTCTTCGGAGTCCAGGATCCCCAAGACCCCGCCATCCGCTATGTCAGGGCGTTGCAGGATCGGCACCCGGAGATGGCGATCTCCCTGGTGATCGATGTCCGCGAATATGGGGCCAACCGGAAAATCTCCAACCTCGTGAACATCGCGCGGGCAGCGCGCCACGAGGTTCTCGTCCTTTCCGACAGCGATATCGGGGTCGGTCCGGACTATCTACGGCGCACGGTCGCCGAGCTCGCCCGGCCCGGGGTCGGGCTCGTCACCTGTCTCTATCGGGGTGCGCCGCTGGCAGGCCTGTGGCCGATCTTGTCGGCCATGGCGATCGACTACAACTTCCTGCCGAGCGTCATCGTCGGCCTGAAGAGCGGTCTGGCGCGCCCCTGCTTCGGCTCGACCATCGCCCTCCGCCGCAGCGTCCTGGATCGGGTCGGCGGATTCGAGGCCTTCGCCGATCATCTCGCCGATGACAATGCCATCGGCGAGGCGGTCAGGTCCCTGGGCTTGGAGGTGGCCGTGGCTCCGATGCTGGTCACGCACAGCTGTGCCGAGCAGAGCCTCGGCGCACTGCTCAATCACGAGCTGCGCTGGTCGCGCACCATTCTTTCCGTCGCGGGCCCGAGCTTCGCGGGCATGATCGCGACCCAGCCGTTGCCCCTCACCCTGCTGAGCCTCTGGGCTTTCGGCTTCACCCCCTGGACCGAAGCCCTTTTGCTGGCGGCCCTGGCATCGCGACATTTCCTTCGCCACCAGGTCAACCATTCGGCGGGCGGCAGCCTGGGCGATCCCGGATGGTGGCTGATGCCGCTGCGTGACCTGCTTTCGTTCGCGGTCTTCTGCGCGACATTCTTTGTCGAGAAGGTTTCGTGGCGCGGACGGCGATTCCGGGTCCGCGCGAATGGCATGCTGTCCGTCACACAGGAGCACTGA
- the hpnJ gene encoding hopanoid biosynthesis associated radical SAM protein HpnJ, with amino-acid sequence MLRTLFLQAPSFEGFDGGAGSRYQARREIRSFWYPTWLAQPAALIPGSRLIDAPAHDLTLADVTAVAKDYDLVVLHTSTPSFASDVKTIEALKAANPALTAGFVGAKVAVDPDGSLKAAKALDFVARNEFDFAIKEVAEERDLASIAGISFRRPDGRIEHNAERPILENMDLLPFVTPVYQRDLKIERYFIGYLKHPYISIYTGRGCKSRCTFCLWPQTVGGHRYRTRSVGHVLEEIAWAQKAFPQVKEFFFDDDTFTDDLPRAEAIAKGLGRLGVTWSCNAKANVPRASLKVMRDNGLRLLLVGYESGNQQILHNIKKGMRIEVAERFTKDCHELGITIHGTFILGLPGESRETIQETIHFAARINPHTIQVSLAAPYPGTFLYKQALENGWLDEANAELVDAHGVQIAPLHFPHLSHEEIFDSVEEFYRRFYFRSGKIASIVGEMVRSPEMMRRRLREGVEFFRFLRERRAVAP; translated from the coding sequence ATGCTTCGCACTCTGTTCCTCCAAGCCCCCTCCTTCGAGGGATTCGACGGCGGGGCCGGCTCCCGCTACCAGGCCCGGCGCGAAATCCGGTCCTTCTGGTATCCGACCTGGCTGGCGCAGCCGGCGGCCCTCATTCCCGGCAGCCGCCTGATCGACGCGCCCGCCCACGATCTCACCCTGGCCGACGTGACCGCGGTCGCGAAGGATTATGACCTCGTCGTCCTCCACACCTCGACGCCGTCCTTCGCGTCCGACGTCAAGACGATCGAAGCCCTGAAGGCGGCCAATCCGGCGCTGACGGCCGGCTTCGTCGGTGCCAAGGTGGCGGTCGACCCGGATGGCAGCCTCAAGGCGGCGAAGGCGCTCGATTTCGTCGCGCGCAACGAATTCGATTTCGCGATCAAGGAGGTCGCCGAGGAACGCGACCTGGCCTCGATCGCCGGCATTTCCTTCCGCCGCCCGGACGGCAGGATCGAGCACAATGCCGAGCGACCCATCCTCGAGAATATGGACCTGCTCCCCTTCGTGACGCCGGTCTATCAGCGCGATCTGAAGATCGAGCGCTATTTCATCGGTTACCTGAAGCACCCCTATATCTCGATCTATACCGGCCGCGGCTGCAAATCGCGTTGCACCTTCTGCCTCTGGCCACAGACCGTAGGCGGCCACCGTTACCGGACGCGCAGCGTCGGCCATGTGCTCGAGGAGATCGCCTGGGCGCAGAAGGCCTTCCCGCAGGTGAAGGAATTCTTCTTCGACGACGATACCTTCACCGACGATCTGCCGCGCGCCGAGGCCATTGCCAAGGGACTGGGCAGGCTGGGCGTGACCTGGTCCTGCAACGCCAAGGCCAATGTTCCGCGCGCCTCCCTCAAGGTGATGCGGGACAATGGGCTGCGCCTGCTGCTGGTCGGGTATGAATCCGGCAATCAGCAGATCCTGCACAACATCAAGAAGGGGATGCGCATCGAGGTCGCCGAACGCTTCACCAAGGACTGCCACGAGCTGGGAATCACTATCCACGGCACCTTCATTCTGGGACTGCCGGGAGAATCCAGGGAAACCATCCAGGAGACCATCCACTTCGCGGCCCGGATCAACCCTCACACGATCCAGGTGTCGCTGGCCGCGCCCTATCCCGGAACCTTCCTTTACAAGCAGGCCTTGGAGAATGGCTGGCTCGACGAGGCGAATGCCGAGCTGGTGGATGCGCACGGTGTGCAGATCGCGCCGCTTCATTTTCCGCATCTCAGCCATGAAGAGATCTTCGATTCCGTCGAGGAGTTTTATCGTCGCTTCTACTTCCGCTCCGGAAAGATCGCCTCGATCGTCGGCGAGATGGTCCGCAGCCCCGAGATGATGCGGCGCCGGCTTCGCGAAGGCGTCGAGTTCTTCCGCTTCCTGCGCGAGCGCCGGGCCGTCGCGCCTTGA
- the hpnK gene encoding hopanoid biosynthesis-associated protein HpnK: protein MKGVIVTADDFGAAIEINEAVEAAHRDGILTAASLMVTGRAAADAVARARRLPALRVGLHLVLVEGRPVLPPAEIPDLVDARGLFRSDMAPMGVDMFFRPAVRRQLTAEITAQFEAFRATGLRLDHVNAHKHFHLHPTVAGRIIAIGRRFGMSAARVPAEPAAILRRIEPGPRALQPMLLAPVTGLLQARFAMAGLLVPRQVFGLAWSGAVSESRLAGILRHLPAGLSEIYLHPAVSNDFPGAAPGYGYAQELAALMAPSVLAALQETGAARGGFGDFKAAEFGA, encoded by the coding sequence TTGAAGGGCGTCATCGTCACCGCCGACGACTTCGGGGCCGCCATCGAGATCAACGAGGCGGTCGAGGCCGCCCATCGCGACGGCATCCTGACGGCGGCCAGCCTGATGGTGACCGGGAGGGCGGCGGCCGACGCCGTGGCGCGCGCCAGGCGCCTGCCCGCCTTGAGGGTCGGCCTGCACCTCGTGCTGGTCGAAGGAAGGCCTGTCCTGCCGCCGGCCGAGATTCCGGATCTGGTCGACGCCCGGGGCTTGTTCCGGTCCGACATGGCCCCTATGGGCGTCGATATGTTCTTTCGGCCCGCGGTGCGACGCCAATTGACCGCCGAGATCACCGCGCAGTTCGAGGCCTTCCGTGCGACCGGACTGCGGCTCGATCACGTCAACGCCCACAAGCATTTTCACCTTCACCCCACGGTCGCCGGACGGATCATCGCGATCGGCCGCCGCTTCGGCATGTCCGCCGCGCGGGTGCCGGCGGAACCGGCCGCCATTCTCCGCCGCATCGAACCGGGACCGCGTGCCCTTCAACCGATGCTTCTGGCGCCTGTCACCGGGCTGCTGCAGGCGAGATTTGCGATGGCGGGCCTGCTGGTTCCCCGCCAGGTGTTCGGGCTCGCCTGGTCGGGTGCCGTGAGCGAATCGCGCCTGGCCGGCATCTTGCGCCACCTTCCCGCCGGTTTGAGCGAAATCTACCTCCACCCCGCGGTCTCGAATGATTTTCCGGGCGCCGCCCCCGGCTACGGCTATGCTCAGGAACTGGCCGCCCTCATGGCGCCGTCGGTTCTTGCCGCGCTGCAGGAGACGGGCGCCGCCCGGGGCGGCTTCGGGGATTTCAAGGCAGCGGAATTCGGAGCATGA
- a CDS encoding flippase-like domain-containing protein codes for MRHLGKVLALAGLILAVWLFLRDNPGAILSLLEMAGPGLVLASLVHLFPVLINAQAWRLLFPVGSRPKLASLMRVVWIREAVNGLLPVARVGGEIVAYRMLRRAGVDRSPAVAGVTVEVALSIVSQLVFALTGLTFLYLDSTSTLFARMALALLLLAIGVALLIALQNAGLTEKAMQLLNRLAAGRFDAAIGHSAQIDREVRALYRRHAAIAGCLLWLLAGWLAGAAEIWAALWVLGRPIGVIDAVIVESVIQAVSSAAFLVPGALGVQEAAFLLIGAAVGLDPVTAMALATVRRIRDGVIFLPGLVSWQFAESRALRSAP; via the coding sequence ATGAGGCATCTCGGCAAGGTTCTGGCCCTCGCCGGCCTGATTCTCGCAGTGTGGCTGTTTCTGCGCGACAACCCCGGTGCCATTCTGAGTTTGCTCGAGATGGCCGGACCGGGATTGGTCCTGGCGAGCCTGGTTCATCTGTTTCCGGTGCTGATCAACGCCCAGGCCTGGCGCCTGCTCTTCCCCGTCGGAAGCCGGCCGAAGCTCGCGAGCCTGATGCGGGTGGTCTGGATCCGCGAGGCGGTGAACGGCTTGCTGCCCGTGGCACGGGTCGGCGGCGAGATCGTCGCCTATCGCATGTTGCGGCGCGCGGGCGTCGATCGCTCCCCGGCCGTCGCCGGCGTGACCGTCGAAGTCGCGCTCTCGATCGTCAGCCAGCTGGTCTTCGCCCTGACGGGCTTGACCTTCCTCTATCTCGATTCAACCTCGACCCTGTTTGCCAGGATGGCACTCGCCCTGCTGCTGCTGGCGATCGGCGTCGCGCTTCTCATCGCCTTGCAAAATGCGGGCCTCACCGAAAAGGCGATGCAGCTTCTCAATCGCCTCGCCGCGGGCCGGTTCGATGCGGCCATCGGTCATTCCGCCCAGATCGATCGCGAGGTCAGAGCGCTCTACCGCCGACATGCCGCGATCGCGGGCTGTCTGCTGTGGCTGCTGGCCGGATGGCTGGCCGGTGCCGCCGAGATCTGGGCGGCACTATGGGTCCTGGGCCGACCCATCGGCGTGATCGACGCCGTCATTGTCGAATCGGTGATCCAGGCGGTCAGCAGCGCCGCCTTTCTGGTGCCGGGTGCGCTCGGTGTGCAGGAAGCGGCTTTCCTGCTGATCGGGGCCGCCGTCGGCCTCGATCCGGTGACGGCCATGGCGTTGGCGACCGTGCGGCGCATTCGCGACGGCGTCATCTTCTTGCCGGGCCTCGTCAGCTGGCAGTTCGCCGAGAGCCGGGCGTTGCGCAGCGCTCCATAA
- a CDS encoding alkaline phosphatase family protein yields the protein MSTCTNWVNQAVITCKNWSSKTDYECTNWADEGSNQCSEWADEGSSQCTSWDKCHWYTPWDCIAGFFCRAWYWVAKWVCKGWYWVAKWVCKAFAWVVEKFCVLFGWVFQLVCTTWDTARCALLNFWRWLQSLFGRGGKGRGPQIEHVFVLMLENRSFDHMLGLSGLTGVDLQGNPVTADGVAVGVNTNPDPATNTDVSVGPSADYFLSGIDAGPGHEFENVVTQLCGAGVTYTDDGAPYPDIHNTGFIADYAHSGAQVPTNIMKCYAAAQLPVMNQLAREFAVCDRWFSSLPGPTFPNRFFAMAATSGGLDGSPSDLQTVISTGFEGYRFENGNIFDQLDQYCLPWRIYRGDDFPAAFLLSGMNLNELQGRLTGFDDFESEVNDTGFDKKFIWIEPKYSADKFDITGPGDFTCGNSMHPKDDVRRGEKLIKKVYEVIRNSPHWEKSLLIVTFDEHGGFYDHVAPTPATPPGDAFTQDYIQHHFPFDRYGVRVPTLVISPLIRKGVIDKTEYDHTSALATVQALFGMGHLTARDGAASDLLPLLSLGTPRTDAPLTLLPVADDLPPLPCDDDDDETGVILRMKLAEMKSAQTGGTYRGKRVRQAPVDRSQIGFIQVALLRVLQDAEYPERQQWIEEYRRIQNNLDAAIFMTEAKLKLRYGADVKKEARLEQEKLRREKRARRR from the coding sequence ATGTCGACCTGCACCAACTGGGTCAACCAGGCCGTCATCACCTGCAAGAACTGGTCGTCCAAGACCGACTATGAATGCACGAACTGGGCCGACGAAGGCTCTAACCAATGCTCCGAGTGGGCCGATGAAGGCTCCAGTCAATGCACCTCCTGGGACAAGTGCCACTGGTACACGCCCTGGGACTGCATCGCCGGCTTCTTCTGCCGCGCCTGGTACTGGGTCGCGAAGTGGGTCTGCAAGGGCTGGTACTGGGTCGCCAAATGGGTCTGCAAAGCCTTCGCCTGGGTGGTGGAGAAGTTCTGCGTCCTGTTCGGCTGGGTCTTTCAGCTGGTCTGCACCACCTGGGACACGGCGCGCTGCGCGCTGCTGAATTTCTGGCGCTGGCTTCAATCCCTGTTCGGCCGCGGCGGCAAGGGCAGGGGCCCGCAGATCGAGCATGTCTTCGTGCTGATGCTGGAGAACCGCTCCTTCGATCATATGCTGGGCCTGAGCGGCCTCACCGGTGTGGATCTGCAAGGCAATCCCGTCACGGCCGACGGCGTCGCGGTCGGCGTCAACACCAACCCCGATCCCGCCACCAACACCGACGTGTCGGTCGGCCCTTCGGCCGACTACTTCCTGTCGGGCATCGATGCGGGGCCCGGCCATGAGTTCGAGAACGTGGTCACGCAGCTTTGCGGTGCCGGCGTGACCTATACCGACGACGGCGCGCCCTATCCCGACATCCACAACACGGGCTTCATCGCCGACTATGCCCATAGCGGCGCTCAGGTGCCGACGAACATCATGAAATGCTATGCCGCCGCGCAATTGCCGGTCATGAACCAACTGGCACGGGAGTTCGCGGTCTGCGACCGCTGGTTCTCTTCCCTGCCGGGGCCGACCTTTCCCAACCGGTTCTTCGCGATGGCGGCGACCTCAGGTGGCCTCGACGGCAGCCCGAGCGATCTCCAGACCGTCATCTCGACCGGGTTCGAGGGCTACCGCTTCGAGAACGGCAATATCTTCGACCAGCTCGACCAGTATTGCCTGCCTTGGCGGATCTATCGCGGTGACGATTTCCCGGCAGCCTTCCTCCTCAGCGGCATGAACCTCAACGAGCTGCAGGGACGCCTGACGGGCTTCGACGATTTCGAAAGCGAGGTGAACGACACCGGCTTCGACAAGAAGTTCATCTGGATCGAGCCCAAATACAGCGCCGACAAGTTCGACATCACCGGCCCGGGCGATTTCACCTGCGGCAATTCCATGCACCCGAAGGATGACGTGAGGCGCGGGGAAAAGCTGATCAAGAAGGTCTATGAGGTGATCCGCAATTCGCCGCATTGGGAGAAGAGCCTGTTGATCGTGACCTTCGACGAGCATGGCGGCTTCTACGATCATGTGGCGCCGACTCCGGCAACGCCGCCCGGTGATGCCTTCACGCAGGATTACATCCAGCATCACTTCCCGTTCGACCGCTATGGCGTCCGGGTGCCGACGCTGGTGATCTCGCCCTTGATCCGGAAAGGCGTGATCGACAAGACCGAGTATGATCACACCTCGGCGCTGGCGACGGTGCAGGCGCTGTTCGGCATGGGCCATCTGACCGCCCGTGACGGCGCCGCCAGCGATCTGCTGCCGCTTTTGTCGCTCGGTACGCCGCGGACCGACGCGCCCCTGACCCTGCTGCCGGTTGCCGACGATCTGCCGCCTCTTCCCTGCGACGACGATGACGACGAAACCGGCGTGATCCTGCGGATGAAGCTGGCCGAGATGAAGTCCGCGCAGACCGGCGGCACCTACCGGGGGAAGAGGGTCCGCCAGGCGCCGGTCGATCGCTCCCAGATCGGCTTCATCCAGGTGGCCCTGCTGCGCGTGCTTCAGGACGCCGAATATCCCGAGCGGCAGCAATGGATCGAGGAATACCGGCGGATCCAGAACAACCTCGACGCGGCCATCTTCATGACCGAGGCCAAGCTCAAGCTTCGCTATGGCGCCGACGTCAAGAAGGAGGCCCGATTGGAGCAGGAGAAGCTGCGGCGGGAGAAGCGCGCTCGCAGGCGCTAG
- a CDS encoding ArsR/SmtB family transcription factor, whose translation MNVFRTLVRAHPQGIPAGEIAAACGVPHNTMSSHLAILTRAGLARSERQGRIVLYRADLDGFRGLVGFLTRDCCGGRPEICAPLLEPLIDSCACPPEKSCV comes from the coding sequence ATGAACGTGTTCCGGACGCTGGTCCGGGCGCATCCGCAAGGCATACCGGCCGGCGAAATTGCGGCGGCGTGCGGGGTCCCGCACAACACGATGTCCTCACATCTGGCGATTCTCACCCGCGCCGGCCTCGCCCGGAGCGAGCGGCAGGGACGCATCGTGCTCTATCGCGCCGATCTGGACGGGTTTCGCGGCCTCGTTGGATTTCTCACGCGCGACTGCTGCGGCGGACGTCCCGAGATTTGCGCGCCCCTGCTCGAACCGCTGATCGATTCCTGCGCCTGTCCTCCGGAGAAGTCTTGTGTCTGA
- a CDS encoding arsenate reductase ArsC: MSEPHFNVLFLCTGNSARSILAESILNREGLGRFKAFSAGSHPKGQVHPYAIDLLERLNYPTAELRSKSWDEFAAKGAPALDFVFTVCDNAANEVCPIWPGQPMTAHWGVPDPVAAEGTEVERRLAFADTYRMLNNRIGIFAHLPLKSLDKLSLQKRLDEIGRSLPESA; encoded by the coding sequence GTGTCTGAGCCCCACTTCAACGTGCTGTTTCTCTGCACCGGCAATTCCGCGCGCTCGATCCTCGCGGAGAGCATCCTCAATCGCGAGGGCCTCGGGCGCTTCAAGGCCTTCAGCGCCGGCAGCCATCCCAAGGGCCAGGTCCATCCCTATGCGATCGATCTGCTGGAGAGGCTGAATTATCCCACGGCCGAGCTTCGCTCCAAGAGCTGGGACGAGTTCGCCGCCAAGGGCGCACCCGCCTTGGACTTCGTCTTCACGGTCTGCGACAACGCCGCCAACGAGGTGTGTCCGATATGGCCCGGCCAGCCGATGACCGCCCATTGGGGCGTTCCCGATCCCGTGGCCGCCGAGGGCACCGAGGTCGAGCGCCGGCTGGCTTTCGCCGACACCTATCGCATGCTGAACAACCGGATCGGCATCTTCGCCCATCTGCCGCTGAAGTCGCTCGACAAGCTCAGCCTGCAGAAGCGGCTCGACGAGATCGGCCGTTCCCTGCCCGAATCCGCCTAG